In the genome of Massilia sp. PAMC28688, one region contains:
- a CDS encoding FAD-dependent monooxygenase: MTRSTSSTTLTESDICIVGNGAIAKTAALGFSRAGHSVTLLVPPAAPAPAPDAVDTWDARVYALNHTAHTLLASLKVWDALDQSRIAPVDTMVVNGDGAQPGDLAFDAFGAHVAALAWIVEDRNLNQALDAALKFAQNVHVVSGRAVKLDNSESGATVHLDTGPAIRSKLLVGADGGQSWVRGQCDIGIDYRSYHQRAIVTNFSCEKPHHGAAFQWFTGEEGIIALLPLPGQRVSLVWSAPDDLAATIMNESLGELAVRLAVYCEDQLGPLRPLQPESVKAIPLSLIRPHAIVAPAVALIGDAAHVVHPLAGHGMNLGFADVADLLAAVAGREAQRSIGDERVLARYARSRQEDIFLMQLATDGLARLFSVNLEPVRMARNLGLNLLDKFPMLKRRLMSHAMGK; the protein is encoded by the coding sequence ATGACCAGATCAACTTCTTCCACGACACTGACCGAAAGCGATATCTGCATCGTCGGCAATGGCGCCATTGCCAAAACGGCAGCCCTCGGGTTTTCCCGCGCCGGCCACAGCGTCACGCTGCTTGTCCCGCCGGCGGCGCCCGCACCTGCACCCGATGCGGTTGACACGTGGGATGCACGGGTCTATGCGCTGAACCACACGGCCCACACGCTGCTGGCCTCGCTCAAGGTATGGGATGCGCTGGACCAGTCGCGCATTGCCCCGGTCGATACCATGGTCGTCAATGGCGACGGCGCCCAGCCCGGGGACCTGGCCTTCGATGCCTTTGGTGCCCACGTCGCTGCGCTGGCATGGATCGTGGAAGACCGCAACCTGAACCAGGCGCTGGACGCCGCGCTCAAATTTGCTCAGAACGTGCACGTGGTCAGTGGCCGCGCCGTCAAGCTCGACAACAGCGAGAGCGGCGCCACCGTGCATCTGGACACCGGTCCCGCCATCCGTAGCAAGCTGCTGGTGGGCGCTGACGGCGGCCAGTCCTGGGTGCGCGGCCAGTGCGATATCGGCATTGACTACCGCTCCTACCACCAGCGCGCCATCGTCACCAATTTTTCGTGCGAAAAGCCGCATCACGGCGCTGCCTTCCAGTGGTTTACCGGCGAAGAGGGCATCATCGCGCTGCTGCCCCTGCCAGGCCAGCGCGTGTCGCTGGTGTGGTCGGCCCCCGACGACCTGGCCGCTACCATCATGAACGAATCGCTGGGCGAATTGGCTGTGCGCCTGGCCGTCTACTGCGAAGACCAGCTCGGCCCGCTGCGCCCGCTGCAGCCGGAGTCGGTCAAGGCCATTCCCCTGTCCCTGATTCGTCCGCACGCCATCGTGGCGCCTGCCGTCGCCCTCATCGGCGACGCCGCCCACGTTGTGCATCCGCTGGCCGGGCACGGCATGAACCTCGGCTTTGCCGACGTGGCCGACCTGCTTGCTGCCGTGGCCGGCCGCGAAGCGCAGCGCAGCATCGGCGACGAGCGCGTGCTGGCCCGCTACGCGCGGTCGCGCCAGGAAGACATCTTCCTCATGCAGCTGGCCACCGATGGCCTGGCGCGCTTGTTCTCGGTCAACCTGGAGCCGGTGCGCATGGCCCGTAATTTAGGATTAAACTTGCTGGATAAATTTCCCATGCTCAAGCGTCGGCTGATGTCGCACGCGATGGGCAAATAA
- a CDS encoding M61 family metallopeptidase, whose amino-acid sequence MRKTPNKQPAIQFAINPRDLAGHLFEVTLVVSTPAADGQVLALPAWIPGSYMIREFSRNIVQIRASADGTAVALTKLDKHSWRAAPVAGALTVVYDVYAWDLSVRAAHLDQTHGFYNATSLCLRVLGQEDVPHVVNIMQPADPAARSWRVATSLPELGAKRYGFGTYIAANYDDLIDHPVEMGDFALATFKAHGVPHDIVISGRVPNLDMARLQADLKAICETQIAFFEPRTRRAPMDRYVFLTLAVGDGYGGLEHRASTALICARADLPTVAAQKGTERSEGYIKFLGLCSHEYFHTWNVKRIKPAAFAPYDLQNETYTSLLWLFEGFTSYYDDLMLVRSGIITEAAYLKLLGKTICGVLRGSGRNKQSVADSSFDAWGKYYRQDENAPNAIVSYYGKGSLIALVFDLTIRAKTGGQKSLDDVMLALWNRFGRDFYPAGGRGVTDAEVEALFDEIGGMRFKPLFERYVRGTVELPLAKLYAPFGVKLVDERRNAKPSLDVGVGRDGGDCKLTQVHEGGAAHQAGLSAGDIVIAVDGLRVPAAGLDGMLARYRVGDTVQVHAFRRDELHTFQVTLMGDRVPQVTLTVADERSNSGRPSARK is encoded by the coding sequence ATGAGAAAAACACCGAACAAGCAGCCGGCGATCCAGTTCGCCATCAACCCCAGGGATCTCGCAGGCCACCTGTTCGAGGTAACGCTCGTTGTCAGTACTCCGGCCGCGGACGGCCAGGTGCTGGCGCTGCCGGCCTGGATTCCCGGCAGCTACATGATTCGCGAGTTTTCGCGCAATATCGTGCAGATCCGCGCCAGTGCCGATGGCACCGCGGTGGCACTGACCAAGCTTGACAAGCACTCCTGGCGCGCGGCGCCCGTCGCCGGTGCCCTGACGGTGGTGTACGACGTCTATGCATGGGACCTGTCGGTGCGCGCCGCCCACCTGGACCAGACCCACGGCTTCTATAACGCCACCAGCCTGTGCCTGCGGGTGCTGGGGCAGGAAGACGTGCCGCACGTGGTCAACATCATGCAGCCGGCCGATCCCGCCGCCCGCAGCTGGCGCGTGGCCACCTCGCTGCCTGAGCTGGGCGCCAAACGCTACGGCTTTGGCACCTATATCGCGGCCAATTATGATGACCTGATCGACCACCCGGTGGAGATGGGTGACTTTGCCCTTGCCACCTTCAAGGCGCATGGCGTCCCGCACGACATTGTCATCTCGGGGCGCGTGCCCAACCTGGACATGGCGCGCCTGCAGGCCGACCTCAAGGCCATTTGTGAAACGCAGATTGCGTTTTTCGAGCCGCGCACCAGGCGCGCGCCCATGGACCGCTATGTGTTCCTCACGCTGGCCGTGGGCGATGGGTATGGCGGCCTGGAACACCGCGCTTCCACCGCCTTGATCTGCGCCCGCGCCGACCTGCCTACCGTCGCCGCGCAAAAGGGGACGGAACGCAGCGAAGGCTACATCAAGTTCCTGGGCCTGTGCAGCCACGAGTACTTCCATACCTGGAACGTCAAGCGCATCAAGCCGGCGGCGTTCGCGCCCTACGACCTGCAGAATGAAACCTATACGTCCTTGCTATGGTTGTTTGAAGGCTTTACCAGCTATTACGATGACCTGATGCTGGTGCGCAGCGGGATCATCACCGAGGCGGCTTACCTGAAACTGCTCGGCAAAACCATCTGCGGCGTCCTGCGCGGCAGCGGCCGCAACAAGCAGAGCGTGGCCGATTCGAGCTTCGATGCCTGGGGCAAGTACTATCGCCAGGACGAGAACGCGCCCAACGCCATCGTCAGCTACTACGGCAAGGGTTCACTGATTGCCCTCGTGTTCGACCTGACCATTCGCGCCAAGACCGGTGGCCAGAAGTCGCTCGACGACGTCATGCTGGCGCTGTGGAACCGCTTTGGCCGCGATTTCTATCCCGCTGGCGGACGTGGCGTAACCGACGCCGAGGTTGAAGCCCTGTTCGATGAAATCGGCGGCATGCGCTTCAAGCCCCTGTTCGAGCGCTATGTGCGCGGCACGGTGGAGCTGCCTCTGGCAAAGCTGTATGCGCCTTTTGGCGTCAAGCTGGTGGACGAGCGACGCAACGCCAAGCCTTCGCTTGATGTGGGCGTGGGCCGCGATGGCGGCGACTGCAAGCTCACGCAGGTGCACGAAGGCGGCGCTGCCCACCAGGCCGGCCTGTCTGCGGGCGACATCGTGATTGCGGTGGATGGCCTGCGGGTCCCTGCAGCGGGGCTGGACGGCATGCTGGCCCGCTATCGGGTGGGCGACACGGTGCAGGTCCATGCCTTCCGCCGCGACGAACTGCACACCTTCCAGGTCACGCTCATGGGAGACCGTGTTCCTCAGGTGACGCTGACCGTGGCCGACGAGCGCAGTAACAGCGGCCGCCCGAGCGCGCGCAAATAG
- a CDS encoding DsbC family protein encodes MLKRKLMLLALTGAVASCNAAAPSVEDNIKKLLAPRIGGGVKIESVKATPYAGLYEVRAGGDIIYTDKKGEFIFVGQVYNARTSENLTKARLDEINKINFADLPTQHALKMVKGNGKRVIAIFEDPNCGYCKQFRKTTLKEIDNVTVYTYMLNILSEDSTVKSRNIWCSPDRNKAWDEWMLNNKLPAAAPADCKTPLDQISELGRKYRINGTPAIFFTDGTRIAGAIDTAGLEAKFKTVK; translated from the coding sequence ATGTTGAAACGAAAATTGATGTTGCTGGCGCTGACCGGTGCCGTTGCTTCCTGCAATGCTGCGGCCCCGTCGGTGGAAGACAACATCAAGAAATTGCTGGCGCCGCGCATTGGCGGCGGTGTCAAGATCGAATCGGTCAAGGCCACGCCATATGCCGGCCTGTATGAAGTGCGCGCCGGCGGCGACATTATTTATACCGACAAGAAGGGCGAGTTCATTTTCGTCGGCCAGGTCTACAACGCGCGCACCTCGGAAAACCTGACCAAGGCGCGCCTGGACGAGATCAACAAGATCAATTTCGCCGACCTGCCCACCCAGCACGCCCTCAAGATGGTTAAGGGCAATGGCAAGCGCGTGATCGCGATTTTCGAAGACCCGAATTGCGGCTACTGCAAGCAGTTCCGCAAGACCACGCTCAAGGAAATCGACAACGTCACCGTCTACACCTACATGCTCAACATCCTGTCGGAAGATTCCACCGTCAAGTCGCGCAATATCTGGTGTTCGCCCGACCGCAACAAGGCCTGGGATGAGTGGATGCTTAACAATAAGCTGCCGGCGGCTGCTCCCGCCGACTGCAAGACCCCGCTCGACCAGATCTCGGAACTGGGCCGCAAGTACCGCATCAACGGCACGCCTGCCATCTTCTTCACTGACGGCACCCGCATTGCCGGCGCCATCGACACCGCTGGCCTGGAAGCGAAATTCAAGACAGTCAAATAA
- the trpE gene encoding anthranilate synthase component I has translation MTELEFKSLANEGFNRIPLIAEAFADLETPLTLYLKLAQTQNAGRNTFLLESVVGGERFGRYSFIGLPATTVLRTFGRRTEIVKNGSVIETHEGNPLDFIESFQARFKVALRPGLPRFCGGLAGYFGYDTVRHIERKLADSMPKDDLGLPDIQLMVTEELAVIDNLSGKLYLIVYADTAQPEAYSKARQRLKDLRMMLRRGVDAPVTSSSVRTEAVRDFSKEDYLKAVARAHEYVMAGDLMQVQIGQRIRKPYVDNPLTLYRALRSLNPSPYMYYYNFGDMQIVGASPEILVRNETGSDGIKKVTLRPIAGTRPRGATPERDAELARELLADPKEIAEHVMLIDLARNDLGRISDIGSVKVTERLVVEKYSHVQHIVSNVEGRLKANMSNLDVLRATFPAGTLTGAPKVRAMEVIDELEPTKRGIYGGACGYLSFGGEMDVAIAIRTGLIKDGMLYVQAAAGIVADSIPEMEWQETENKARAVLRAAEQVQDGLDGEL, from the coding sequence ATGACCGAACTCGAATTCAAATCGTTGGCCAACGAAGGCTTCAACCGTATTCCATTGATCGCCGAAGCATTCGCCGACCTGGAAACACCCCTCACGCTGTACCTCAAGCTGGCCCAGACCCAGAACGCCGGGCGCAATACCTTCCTGCTCGAATCGGTGGTGGGCGGCGAACGCTTTGGCCGCTATTCCTTCATCGGCCTGCCCGCAACGACCGTGCTGCGCACCTTCGGGCGCCGCACCGAAATCGTCAAGAATGGCAGCGTGATCGAGACCCACGAGGGCAATCCGCTTGACTTCATCGAGTCGTTCCAGGCGCGCTTCAAGGTCGCGCTGCGTCCCGGCCTGCCACGTTTTTGCGGCGGCCTGGCCGGTTACTTCGGCTATGACACGGTGCGCCACATCGAGCGCAAGCTGGCCGATTCCATGCCGAAGGACGACCTGGGCCTGCCTGACATCCAGCTGATGGTGACGGAAGAACTGGCCGTCATCGACAACCTGTCGGGCAAGCTGTACCTGATCGTGTACGCCGACACGGCGCAGCCGGAAGCCTATTCCAAAGCGCGCCAGCGCCTGAAGGACTTGCGCATGATGCTGCGCCGTGGCGTGGACGCGCCGGTGACATCAAGCTCGGTGCGCACCGAGGCCGTGCGCGACTTCAGCAAGGAAGACTATCTCAAGGCGGTGGCGCGGGCACACGAATACGTCATGGCCGGTGACCTGATGCAGGTGCAAATTGGCCAGCGCATCCGCAAGCCCTACGTCGACAATCCGCTCACGCTGTACCGCGCACTGCGTTCGCTGAACCCATCGCCGTACATGTACTACTACAATTTTGGCGACATGCAGATTGTCGGCGCGTCGCCCGAAATCCTGGTGCGCAACGAGACCGGTTCCGACGGCATCAAAAAAGTGACCCTGCGCCCCATCGCCGGCACCCGTCCGCGCGGCGCCACGCCGGAACGCGACGCCGAACTGGCCAGGGAACTGCTGGCCGACCCCAAGGAAATCGCAGAACACGTGATGCTGATCGACCTGGCCCGCAATGACCTGGGACGCATTTCCGACATCGGCAGCGTCAAGGTGACCGAGCGCCTGGTGGTGGAGAAGTATTCGCACGTGCAGCACATTGTCTCGAACGTGGAAGGCAGGTTGAAAGCGAACATGTCCAACCTGGACGTGCTGCGCGCCACCTTCCCAGCCGGAACCCTGACCGGCGCGCCGAAAGTGCGCGCCATGGAAGTGATTGACGAACTGGAGCCGACCAAGCGCGGCATCTACGGCGGCGCCTGCGGCTACCTGTCGTTTGGCGGCGAGATGGATGTGGCCATTGCCATTCGCACCGGCCTGATCAAGGACGGCATGCTGTATGTGCAGGCCGCGGCCGGCATCGTGGCAGACTCGATCCCGGAAATGGAATGGCAGGAAACCGAAAACAAGGCGCGTGCCGTCCTGCGCGCCGCCGAGCAGGTGCAAGACGGCCTGGATGGGGAGCTGTGA
- a CDS encoding aminodeoxychorismate/anthranilate synthase component II, with protein sequence MLLMIDNYDSFTYNLVQYFGELGEEVRTVRNDEITLDEIAAMRPDRICISPGPKTPAEAGISIDILQQFKGKLPILGVCLGHQAMGAAFGGKVIRAKQVMHGKTSLIAHTGVGVFKGLPSPFTVIRYHSLAIERASLPACLEVTAWTDDGEIMGVRHKEFDIEGVQFHPESILSEHGHALLKNFLER encoded by the coding sequence ATGCTGCTGATGATCGATAACTACGACTCGTTCACCTACAACCTGGTGCAGTACTTCGGGGAGCTGGGCGAGGAAGTGCGCACGGTGCGCAACGATGAAATCACGCTCGACGAAATCGCCGCCATGCGGCCGGACCGCATCTGCATTTCGCCCGGCCCCAAGACGCCGGCCGAAGCGGGCATTTCCATCGACATCCTGCAGCAGTTCAAGGGCAAGCTGCCGATCCTGGGCGTATGCCTTGGCCACCAGGCGATGGGCGCCGCATTCGGCGGCAAGGTCATTCGCGCCAAGCAGGTCATGCATGGCAAAACGTCGCTGATCGCCCATACCGGCGTTGGCGTTTTCAAAGGACTTCCCAGCCCGTTTACGGTCATCCGCTACCACTCGCTGGCCATCGAGCGCGCATCGCTCCCGGCCTGCCTGGAAGTGACGGCATGGACCGATGACGGAGAGATCATGGGCGTGCGGCACAAGGAATTCGACATCGAGGGTGTGCAGTTTCATCCCGAATCGATCCTGTCCGAGCATGGCCATGCCCTGCTGAAGAACTTCCTCGAACGCTAA
- a CDS encoding IS3 family transposase (programmed frameshift), translating into MKTSRFTDSQIIAILKQAEGGSPIPELCREHGMSAATFYKWRSKFGGKDASLMARMKELEEENRRLKKMYAEERLKAEIVAEALGKKVVAPSRRREMARSFVDAGRVSITTACLAFGISQTCFRYQAKLNAENEAIADWLIRLTNNQRNWGFGLSFLYLRNVKGFKWNHKRVYRIYRELELNLRIKPRQRLVREKPLPLAVPTAINQTWSMDFMHDQLADGRSIRLFNVIDDFNREGLIIDVDFSLPSERIVRSLNQLIEWRGKPRIIRCDNGPEYISETTKMWAAKHDIEIAFIQPGQPQQNAYVERYNRTVRYDWLAHHLFDSLDEIQDFATRWLWTYNHDRPHMALGGITPIQKLALAA; encoded by the exons ATGAAGACTTCCCGCTTTACCGACAGCCAGATCATCGCCATCCTGAAACAGGCCGAAGGTGGCTCGCCCATTCCAGAGCTGTGCCGTGAACACGGCATGAGCGCGGCCACGTTCTACAAATGGCGCTCCAAGTTCGGAGGCAAGGACGCCTCGCTGATGGCCCGCATGAAGGAGCTCGAAGAAGAGAACCGTCGGCTCAAGAAAATGTATGCCGAAGAGCGCCTCAAGGCCGAGATCGTGGCCGAGGCCCTCG GCAAAAAAGTGGTAGCGCCATCTCGCCGACGGGAGATGGCGCGCAGCTTCGTTGACGCTGGGCGGGTGAGCATCACGACGGCGTGCCTAGCCTTTGGCATCAGCCAGACCTGCTTCCGCTACCAAGCCAAGCTCAATGCCGAGAACGAGGCCATTGCCGATTGGTTGATTCGCCTGACGAACAACCAGCGCAACTGGGGCTTCGGCCTAAGCTTCCTGTACCTGCGCAACGTGAAGGGCTTCAAATGGAACCACAAGCGCGTCTACCGCATCTACCGTGAGTTGGAACTCAATCTGCGCATCAAACCGCGTCAGCGCCTGGTGCGTGAGAAGCCCCTGCCTCTGGCGGTGCCCACGGCGATCAACCAGACCTGGTCGATGGACTTCATGCACGACCAGCTTGCCGATGGGCGCAGCATTCGTCTGTTCAACGTCATCGACGACTTCAACCGCGAAGGCTTGATCATCGACGTCGATTTCTCGCTGCCATCGGAGCGCATCGTACGGTCACTGAATCAACTGATCGAATGGCGTGGCAAGCCCCGCATTATCCGTTGCGACAACGGTCCCGAATACATCAGCGAGACGACCAAGATGTGGGCCGCCAAGCATGACATCGAGATCGCGTTCATCCAGCCTGGACAGCCGCAGCAAAACGCTTACGTCGAGCGCTACAACCGCACTGTACGCTACGACTGGCTGGCACATCATTTGTTCGATTCCCTTGATGAGATTCAGGACTTTGCCACGCGCTGGTTATGGACTTACAATCACGACCGGCCACACATGGCCCTTGGCGGCATCACTCCGATTCAAAAATTGGCCCTCGCCGCATAG
- a CDS encoding phosphoglycolate phosphatase: MFTNSIKSDYGPLRAAIIDLDGTMLDTVPDFHIAINRMRSEHQMSPISADAVALMVGKGSEHLIRSVLALDLDAATVERDFDSAMDAYQRHYLDINGQHSAVYSGVIEGLDAMKEQGLRLACVTNKPIAFALPLLKQKGLDHYFDVVYGGDSLPRKKPDPMPLLQVCSDFDLQPSQVVAIGDSSNDAEAARAAGCFVLTVPYGYNHGRAIHETDSDGIVDTLLEAATLIHSHNKQAD; this comes from the coding sequence ATGTTTACCAACTCTATTAAGTCCGACTACGGGCCACTGCGAGCCGCCATCATCGACCTTGATGGCACCATGCTCGACACCGTGCCGGACTTTCACATCGCCATCAATCGCATGCGTTCGGAGCACCAGATGTCGCCGATCAGCGCCGATGCCGTCGCCCTGATGGTGGGCAAGGGCTCCGAGCACCTGATTCGCAGTGTTCTGGCGCTTGACCTCGACGCGGCCACAGTCGAGCGGGATTTCGACAGCGCAATGGATGCCTACCAGCGCCACTATCTCGACATCAACGGCCAGCACAGCGCCGTATATTCAGGCGTGATCGAAGGTTTGGACGCCATGAAGGAACAAGGATTGCGCCTGGCCTGCGTGACCAACAAGCCGATCGCCTTCGCCCTGCCCCTGCTCAAGCAAAAAGGGCTGGATCACTATTTCGACGTGGTCTACGGCGGCGATTCCCTGCCGCGCAAGAAGCCCGATCCCATGCCGCTGCTGCAGGTGTGCAGCGATTTCGACCTGCAGCCATCGCAGGTGGTGGCCATTGGCGACTCGTCCAACGACGCCGAAGCAGCGCGCGCGGCAGGCTGCTTTGTATTGACCGTACCGTATGGCTACAACCACGGGCGGGCTATACACGAAACCGATTCCGATGGTATAGTTGACACGTTGCTAGAAGCAGCTACCCTGATTCATTCGCACAATAAACAAGCAGACTGA
- the trpC gene encoding indole-3-glycerol phosphate synthase TrpC, whose protein sequence is MSDILNKILAVKADEVKAAKKYRDLASLRREVEADSAGRRAIRGFEQSLRRQIALGHAGVIAEVKKASPSKGVLREDFKPANIAESYARHGAACLSVLTDVHFFQGHADYLKQAREACDIPVIRKDFMIDMYQVYEARAMGADAILLIVSALDHGLMAELEACALELGLDVLVEVHDGDELTAALKLRTPLVGINNRNLRTFDVSLQTTIDLLPRIPGEKLVVTESGILAPDDVKRMRDHDVHAFLVGEAFMRAPDPGVELQRLFN, encoded by the coding sequence ATGTCCGATATTCTCAACAAGATCCTGGCCGTCAAGGCCGACGAAGTCAAGGCGGCCAAAAAGTACCGCGACCTGGCCAGCCTGCGCCGCGAGGTGGAGGCTGACAGCGCCGGGCGCCGCGCCATTCGCGGCTTCGAACAAAGTCTGCGGCGCCAGATCGCGCTCGGCCATGCCGGCGTGATCGCGGAAGTAAAAAAGGCGTCGCCCTCCAAGGGCGTGCTGCGCGAAGACTTCAAGCCCGCCAACATCGCAGAGAGCTATGCGCGCCATGGCGCGGCGTGCCTGTCGGTGCTGACCGATGTACATTTTTTCCAGGGCCACGCGGACTACCTCAAGCAGGCACGCGAGGCCTGCGACATCCCGGTCATCCGCAAGGACTTCATGATCGACATGTACCAGGTCTACGAAGCGCGGGCGATGGGTGCCGACGCGATCTTGCTGATCGTCTCGGCGCTCGATCACGGCCTCATGGCGGAGCTGGAAGCCTGTGCGCTGGAACTGGGACTGGATGTCTTGGTCGAAGTGCACGACGGCGACGAACTGACGGCCGCGCTCAAACTGCGCACGCCGCTGGTAGGCATCAACAACCGCAACCTGCGTACCTTCGATGTATCGTTGCAGACCACCATTGACCTGCTGCCGCGCATTCCGGGAGAGAAGCTGGTGGTGACGGAGTCAGGCATCCTGGCGCCCGATGATGTGAAGCGCATGCGCGACCACGATGTGCATGCATTCCTGGTGGGCGAAGCGTTCATGCGGGCGCCGGATCCCGGAGTGGAACTCCAGCGCCTGTTTAACTGA
- the trpD gene encoding anthranilate phosphoribosyltransferase has protein sequence MPITPQEALLRCIEHREIFHDEMLHLFRQIMSGEMSPTMIAALTLGLRVKKETIGEIAAAAQVMREFSTKVPMADTTNLLDIVGTGGDGAHTFNISTASMFVAAAAGARVAKHGGRSVSSSSGSADVLESLGANINLKPEQIAQSIAQTGIGFMFAPNHHAAMKHAAPVRRELGVRTIFNILGPLTNPAGAPNILMGVFHPDLVGIQVRVLQRLGAQHAVVVWGRDNMDEVSLGAATMVGELVNGEIREYEIHPEDFGLQMIASRNLKVADSVESKAKMMEALSGEPGAPFDIVALNAGTALFAAGVASSIEEGLKKARAAIESGAARAKLDQFVQVTQQLGAS, from the coding sequence ATGCCGATCACCCCACAAGAAGCCCTGCTGCGCTGCATCGAACACCGCGAGATTTTTCACGACGAGATGCTGCACCTGTTCCGCCAGATCATGTCGGGCGAAATGTCCCCCACCATGATCGCCGCGCTCACCCTGGGCCTGCGCGTGAAGAAGGAAACCATCGGCGAAATCGCCGCTGCCGCGCAGGTAATGCGCGAATTCTCCACCAAGGTGCCGATGGCCGACACCACCAATCTGCTCGACATCGTCGGCACCGGCGGCGACGGCGCGCACACCTTCAATATTTCGACAGCCTCGATGTTTGTCGCTGCCGCTGCAGGCGCGCGCGTGGCCAAGCATGGCGGGCGCAGTGTGTCGTCATCGTCCGGCAGCGCCGACGTGCTGGAGTCGCTGGGCGCCAACATCAATCTCAAGCCCGAGCAGATCGCCCAGTCCATTGCGCAGACCGGCATTGGCTTCATGTTCGCGCCCAATCACCACGCCGCGATGAAGCATGCCGCACCGGTGCGCCGCGAACTGGGCGTGCGCACCATTTTCAATATTCTCGGCCCACTGACCAATCCCGCCGGCGCGCCCAACATTCTCATGGGCGTGTTCCACCCGGACCTGGTGGGCATCCAGGTGCGCGTGCTGCAGCGCCTCGGCGCGCAGCATGCGGTGGTGGTGTGGGGCCGTGACAATATGGATGAAGTGTCCCTTGGCGCCGCCACCATGGTCGGTGAACTGGTCAACGGCGAAATCCGCGAGTACGAAATCCATCCTGAAGACTTTGGCCTGCAAATGATCGCCAGCCGTAACCTGAAGGTGGCCGATTCGGTGGAATCGAAAGCCAAGATGATGGAAGCGCTCAGTGGCGAGCCAGGCGCGCCGTTCGACATCGTGGCCCTGAATGCGGGAACCGCCCTGTTTGCCGCCGGCGTGGCCAGCTCGATTGAGGAAGGCTTGAAGAAAGCGCGCGCGGCGATCGAGTCCGGCGCCGCCCGTGCCAAGCTCGATCAGTTCGTCCAGGTCACCCAGCAGCTTGGCGCGTCGTAA
- a CDS encoding low temperature requirement protein A: protein MQNTKYFDPNRHATWLELFFDLVFVVTIGDVTHALSHTHEGHLDPLQFWKFVLIFIPLWWIWASHTMYANRFDEDDRKHRLATLFIMFLLIIISGLIGERFVPSFEVIVVCYAAAKYIIAMMYFVSKQRHKESVKLTTTAGWVILAGATISLAAILFPAPQRYGVFYLGITFGLVAFIFFLPRPLKVIPAHTEHLIERMGLLTIIMLGESIISLSVGLADINWTVERLLTAATGFVMISSIWWVYFDSFHLLSEQKLTTGHSIVYSHLFVFIGLSILASLIRHAILDDIVLSDFRVLSVIGAVCFFIGKQYAYFMERPELRTHLVVNTLVVFVLTGFALLLPRTDYMLLGLTATMICYAFLSFRYQNVPPERHDHLRNRAIAGDQP from the coding sequence ATGCAGAATACAAAATATTTCGATCCCAATCGGCATGCGACCTGGCTCGAGTTGTTTTTCGACCTGGTTTTTGTGGTAACGATCGGTGACGTAACGCATGCCTTGAGCCACACGCACGAGGGTCACCTTGACCCACTCCAGTTCTGGAAATTCGTGCTGATTTTCATACCTTTGTGGTGGATCTGGGCCAGCCACACGATGTATGCCAATCGCTTCGACGAGGATGACCGGAAGCATCGGCTGGCAACCCTGTTCATCATGTTCCTGCTGATTATCATCTCGGGCTTGATTGGCGAACGATTCGTGCCCAGCTTCGAGGTCATCGTCGTCTGCTACGCCGCTGCGAAATACATCATCGCCATGATGTATTTCGTGTCGAAACAGCGGCACAAGGAAAGCGTGAAACTCACGACGACAGCTGGCTGGGTGATCCTCGCTGGCGCCACCATCAGCCTTGCTGCGATCCTGTTCCCGGCGCCGCAGCGCTATGGCGTGTTTTACCTTGGAATAACGTTCGGCCTGGTAGCGTTCATCTTCTTTTTGCCGCGCCCGCTCAAGGTCATCCCGGCGCATACCGAACACCTGATCGAGCGTATGGGACTGCTGACGATCATCATGCTGGGAGAGTCGATTATCAGCCTGTCCGTCGGACTGGCCGACATCAACTGGACTGTGGAGAGGCTGCTGACCGCCGCCACCGGCTTCGTGATGATATCGAGCATCTGGTGGGTCTACTTCGACAGTTTTCACCTGCTGTCGGAACAGAAGCTCACGACCGGCCATTCGATCGTGTACTCGCACTTGTTCGTCTTCATCGGCCTGTCGATCCTGGCCAGCCTGATCCGGCACGCGATCCTGGACGACATCGTGCTGTCCGATTTCCGGGTACTGTCGGTGATCGGCGCGGTCTGCTTTTTCATTGGCAAACAGTACGCCTATTTCATGGAGCGCCCTGAGCTGCGAACTCACCTGGTCGTCAACACCCTGGTCGTCTTCGTGTTGACCGGGTTTGCCCTGCTATTGCCCAGAACCGATTACATGCTGCTTGGTCTGACCGCTACCATGATTTGTTATGCTTTCCTCAGCTTCAGGTATCAGAACGTCCCTCCTGAGCGTCACGACCATCTGCGCAACAGGGCGATCGCAGGCGACCAGCCATGA